The DNA region ATGTTTGAATTTCTTTGTATCCTGGAACTTCAAGATCTGCTGTTTGTTGGTCTCATTCGCTAACTTCTAAACTCATAGGAATTGAGGTCAGGTGCAGTTAGTGATGGAACTACAAAGTATAACAGTGAAGGTCAGCACGGATTGTCTGTAAGCAAACAGGACATCCAGGACTTGTAGAACTGTGTACGATGCCTCTCCTGGTTGCTGCAGCATCAGGTACACGCAAGAGCTGCTCCAAGCACATCTCAATCCAGtaagcaaaataatttatttagcaacaacaacaaaaaaacccaacctgttACTGCTGTATATTAATGATGTAGTAAGTGTATGTATGCAATTCCATACAACTGTTAATGTATTCAGTTATTTCTTGAGTATTTACAATCTTGTTTTCCAAAGCTCAGTATTCCTCCTGACTTGCTTTTCTACAAATACCTTTGAGATATTCGCCTTTGAAGATGAGAAGGTCCATTAACTCACTGCCAACCAGGAGTCAGGATTCACATTCTGGGCTGTTGTTTAATTCTGTCATCTGAGAACACAAACTAAACAATGCAGCCTTTATTGTCCAGGCTTGGCAATGGGCACTGTGATGAACAACAtcccttttcctttattaaataccgctgttgttgtttcttcatCCACTAATTCTGGCAGATCTAGCTGTAATCTGTATTTTTCAGGGACATCGATGATCACATCAtcctaaaacaagaaaatgagaataagtGATTAACTACTTAACAATGAATTGGCAGGAAGTATTCCTAAGAATGTGatacagacagaaaaagcaagGTTATTCCTTTTTCTTACCTTGGAAATTCTTAGATCACACTCAGAAACAGAGCTAACCTCAGGCAACTCAACTTTCAGTTCAATTCTTACTGGCTTGTTATTTGCATCCCTCACAGTGGTCATTTCATAGGCAGGGGTGCTCAGCTCCTCTGGCACTTCCGTACTGCTGATTTCCTCTATCAGTTGCACTTTAGACTGTGTGatgctttcttccttcagcaagACAGGAGCATCACTGCGGTCCTCAGCTTCtatgctgtgcagcagctgatCAAGTGTCagttctttgaagaaaaataaggctTTTACATGTCAGTTACTAAGAACTGGAATGTTAACTGCTTGGAAAACGCATCACAAAAATCTTAGCTCTGCAATTAGCACTTTAGTCAAGCAGACTGCTGGTTCTCCTTCCCTCATGACTTGCTATCATTGCCAAGCTGTTAAAAGttgctgttttcagagcagcaaCCTCTTCTACtctagaggaaaagaaacttgGCACCACAAAGGATCAGACCCTGGCAGAGTTCCCATGTCTAGTGAATACAGGAAAAAGGAATTTACTCCTTCGGTGTCACTAGTTTCTTAACcctaaaataaaggaaaatagagACAAGCAACACAGATAAATGCGAACAGGCCGGCAGTCTGGTCTGAGTGCTGCCCTCCTACTCTGCGTTTATCTTTCTAGAAGTTTAAGCTTAAGAAGTGGGGTCAGAGAGGTGAGGGTCAGGGATGCCGTAGAAGTCAGGTCCTTTAagacagcagaagcagctttccACATACCTTTCACTGTATTCTGACCCAGGTGGGGTGGTGGAGGCTGCCTGCCTTTCAGTCGTTGCCACATCCTGTCGGGGCTTCCTTTCAGCTTGAAAGATTCAATCTTGTATGATTGTGAAAGAATAAGGTTGCACTTTTCCTCTATGAATTTAAGCGTCAAATGGATCAAATGTCCCATTGCTTCTGggttttcttctctcctctgcaGCACATCTGGGTTATACGCAATATCTATAATGCTGTAAGAGTCTGCAGGAAATGAGCTGtgtcagaactgctgctttggCACCATGTCCTGCTGTGTCtacagttcatagaatcatacaattacccaggttggaaaagaccttgaagatcatcaagtccaaccgcagcccaaccagtaccccatctctaaaaaccctctgctaaatcatatccctgagcaccacatccagacggctcttaaacacatcagggatggcgattcaaccacctccttggggagcccattccagtccctaaccgtgtgtatcccattccagtccctaaccatgtgtatcccattccagtccctaaccatgtgtatcccattccagtccctaaccatgtgtatcccattccagtccctaaccaccctttctgtaaagaagttcttcctaatatccaacctgaacttgccctggcgcaacttgaggccatttcccctcgtcctgtcacttgtcactagtgagaagagacctgccccactctcactgtaagaacctttcaggtactggcagacggcaataaggtctcccctcagcctcctcttcctcagactaaacagccccagcttccttagtctctcctcgtagggctgattctccaagcccttcacgagcctcgttgcccttctctggacctgctccagtacctccatgtccttcctgtgctgaggtgcccaaaactggacacagtactcgaggtgaggcctcaccaatgctgagtacaggggcaggatgacttccctagtcctgctggccattcttgatacacaccaggatgccgttggccttcttggccacccgggcacactgtgggctcacgttcagccgagcatcaatcagttcccccaggtccgtttcctccacacagtcctccagccactccaacccaagcctatagagctgcctggggctgttgtggccaaagtgcaggacctggcatttgctcttgttgaacctcatcccattgccttcagcccagctctccagcctgtccagatccctctgtagggcctcgctacccccaggcagatccacactcccagccagttTGGTGTCATCCCTGCATTTagttcccatccctgcaggtacTCAAGGCCATGTGGGATGGCGCCGTGGGCAACCCTGCTAATGGTCgggggtggcactgggtgggctCTGAAGTCCCGTCCAACTCAAGCCGTTCTGTTTCCCTCTATAACGCCTGAACTGAAAGCAAACGAACGGGGCTCGCGGCCTCCGGGCAGCGGCTGCTCGCGCAGTGCGGCTGTGAGCCGTGCATGGGCCGCGCTCAGCACCCGCAGCTGCGGCCTCCGTGTGCTCCGCCGCGATCCCGTCTGCGTTAGTTGCCCCCCGCCCGCAGCACGGCACGCAccggccccgcccgccgcctccAGCGGCCCCGCGATGACGGGGATGCGGCCGTGGGGCTCCGCGGGGCGCGGGACCCGCCTCCATTCGCACACGTTGACGAAGAGCGGCCCGCAGGCGGCGCCTCGCGCCGGGCCTCCCGCCGGGTGCCGCCGCCCCGGGGCGGGCTGAGTCCGCACGCACAGCCGGGGCTCGGGCCGTGCGCAGAAGCGCC from Excalfactoria chinensis isolate bCotChi1 chromosome 21, bCotChi1.hap2, whole genome shotgun sequence includes:
- the PIH1D2 gene encoding PIH1 domain-containing protein 2, which codes for MTFRSSTFPTGTRDIVPPAAELGRTAPPPPDPLPAPDRKCRSPAAPRGGPGPEEGKRFRSRLPRDGDAMADGVSRLWALLDEMAENEPQFYRRLLREQRAHARRFCARPEPRLCVRTQPAPGRRHPAGGPARGAACGPLFVNVCEWRRVPRPAEPHGRIPVIAGPLEAAGGADSYSIIDIAYNPDVLQRREENPEAMGHLIHLTLKFIEEKCNLILSQSYKIESFKLKGSPDRMWQRLKGRQPPPPHLGQNTVKELTLDQLLHSIEAEDRSDAPVLLKEESITQSKVQLIEEISSTEVPEELSTPAYEMTTVRDANNKPVRIELKVELPEVSSVSECDLRISKDDVIIDVPEKYRLQLDLPELVDEETTTAVFNKGKGMLFITVPIAKPGQ